One window of Helicobacter winghamensis ATCC BAA-430 genomic DNA carries:
- a CDS encoding anthranilate synthase component I family protein: MFAFLQQSNNQGAKAQIKIQKISASKITPLMVCESLKAPVLLESAFLTTGKGRFSLLITQEAFRVIKEDSKYLLQKDSNKYLLNSLEKISSFILPKNPKFLDFLEAFMALAPQVSEAIFSEDLSFLPLPLGGVGYFGYEFFSEIEEMQFHNPPLYQASENAFIFGREFVIFDHFYEMLYAVNVVYENEVCNLDLEKCNKDLLDKLASIEIPKKENRAYKTAINPKNKESYYIQMVELLKNEIYVGNLLQCVPSQSLEITSDLPPLQAYENLRASNPSPYMYYFDFGEYQIIGSSPEVLIKVQSDSEENFALLTTRPIAGTRPRGKNALEDSKLEGELKDNIKENAEHLMLLDLGRNDIGKVALPNSVCVTQERIIEKYARVMHLVSEVQGKMDLKLHKKTDALFATFPAGTVSGAPKIQAIKTIESLESHKRGIYAGAIGYFSKNGDMDFAITIRTAIYQKGVYYLQAGAGVVYDSIPSEEYKETQNKMLSLVEAIMGNKQ; encoded by the coding sequence ATGTTTGCATTTTTACAACAATCTAACAATCAAGGCGCAAAAGCGCAAATTAAAATTCAAAAAATCTCTGCTTCAAAGATCACGCCCTTAATGGTATGTGAATCTCTAAAAGCACCAGTGCTACTAGAATCTGCATTTTTAACAACAGGTAAGGGGAGATTCTCTCTTTTAATCACGCAAGAGGCGTTTAGAGTCATAAAAGAAGATTCTAAATATTTATTACAAAAAGATTCTAATAAGTATCTACTGAATTCCTTAGAAAAAATCAGTAGTTTTATTTTGCCAAAAAATCCAAAATTCCTTGATTTTTTAGAGGCTTTTATGGCTCTTGCACCACAGGTTAGTGAGGCAATTTTTTCAGAGGATTTAAGCTTTTTGCCTCTGCCATTAGGAGGTGTTGGGTATTTTGGGTATGAGTTTTTTAGCGAAATTGAAGAGATGCAATTCCATAATCCTCCATTATATCAAGCAAGTGAAAATGCTTTTATTTTTGGGAGAGAGTTTGTGATTTTTGATCATTTTTACGAAATGCTTTATGCTGTCAATGTTGTGTATGAAAATGAAGTGTGCAATCTTGATTTAGAAAAATGCAATAAGGATTTATTAGATAAATTAGCAAGCATCGAAATACCCAAAAAAGAGAATAGGGCATATAAAACAGCAATAAATCCTAAGAATAAAGAATCTTATTATATACAAATGGTAGAATTGCTAAAAAATGAGATTTATGTAGGAAATTTGCTTCAATGTGTGCCAAGTCAAAGCCTTGAAATTACAAGTGATTTACCCCCTTTGCAGGCTTATGAAAATTTAAGAGCTAGCAATCCTAGTCCTTATATGTATTACTTTGATTTTGGAGAATATCAAATTATAGGAAGCTCCCCGGAGGTTCTTATTAAGGTGCAAAGTGATAGTGAAGAAAATTTTGCCTTACTTACTACGCGTCCAATTGCTGGCACACGCCCAAGAGGGAAAAATGCATTAGAAGATTCTAAGCTTGAAGGGGAATTAAAAGATAATATAAAGGAAAATGCTGAGCATTTAATGTTGCTTGATTTAGGGCGTAATGATATAGGTAAAGTTGCGTTACCAAATAGCGTGTGCGTAACACAGGAGAGAATTATAGAAAAATATGCACGCGTAATGCACTTAGTCTCTGAAGTGCAAGGCAAAATGGATTTGAAGCTTCATAAAAAAACAGACGCTTTGTTTGCCACATTTCCAGCGGGAACAGTAAGTGGTGCGCCAAAGATTCAAGCAATAAAAACCATAGAAAGTTTAGAATCTCATAAGCGTGGAATCTATGCAGGGGCGATTGGATATTTTTCTAAAAATGGTGATATGGATTTTGCAATCACAATTCGCACAGCTATCTATCAAAAAGGCGTATATTATTTGCAAGCGGGTGCTGGCGTCGTGTATGATTCTATCCCAAGTGAAGAATACAAAGAAACTCAAAACAAAATGCTATCCTTGGTTGAGGCAATTATGGGGAATAAACAATGA
- the trpB gene encoding tryptophan synthase subunit beta yields MKKIFLKSKEGFFGENIENYMHAFGGQYVPEILYPALRELKDCYTTLLKTKSFKAELKELYHSFIGRPTPLIYAKNASLLLGNSIYLKFEGLANTGAHKINNAIGQVLLAKKMGKTHIIAETGAGQHGLATAAACAKLGIKCTIFMGARDIRRQFPNVFNMELLGAKVVSVESGTQTLKDAVNEALREWSKDSKNTFYVLGSALGPHPYPDIVREFQSVIGKELKKQTQRFFKGNPDIMIACVGGGSNAIGFFSHYLKSKVELIGVEAGGLDDKNNAIRMHNESSKIGIAQGYKSYFLSDAYGNLLETYSISAGLDYAGIGPQLAHLKEIKRIQFINANDKEALEALQFFAKNEGIIAALESSHALAGALKVVKEVKNKKILINVSGRGDKDIFITAKTLQKGRWSEFLSQEIQTMQKKENNE; encoded by the coding sequence ATGAAGAAGATATTCCTAAAATCCAAAGAAGGTTTTTTTGGTGAAAATATAGAAAATTATATGCACGCATTTGGCGGACAATATGTTCCTGAAATTTTATATCCCGCACTTAGGGAATTAAAAGATTGTTATACAACTCTCTTAAAGACAAAGTCTTTTAAAGCCGAATTAAAGGAGCTTTATCATTCCTTTATTGGACGTCCAACACCCCTAATTTATGCAAAAAATGCTAGTTTATTATTAGGGAATTCTATTTATTTAAAGTTTGAAGGACTGGCAAATACAGGCGCACACAAAATCAATAATGCGATAGGACAAGTCTTGCTTGCCAAAAAAATGGGAAAAACACATATTATAGCTGAAACTGGCGCAGGGCAACACGGGCTTGCCACAGCAGCGGCATGCGCAAAACTTGGGATTAAATGCACAATTTTTATGGGTGCCCGTGATATTAGACGGCAATTCCCAAATGTATTTAATATGGAACTACTTGGAGCAAAAGTTGTAAGTGTAGAGAGCGGCACACAGACGCTAAAAGATGCAGTAAATGAGGCTCTAAGGGAATGGAGCAAAGATTCTAAAAACACTTTTTATGTACTAGGAAGCGCACTTGGTCCCCATCCTTATCCTGACATTGTGCGTGAATTTCAAAGTGTTATTGGAAAGGAATTAAAAAAACAAACACAACGCTTTTTTAAAGGCAATCCTGATATTATGATTGCTTGCGTAGGTGGAGGAAGTAACGCAATAGGATTTTTCAGTCACTATCTTAAAAGCAAAGTAGAATTAATTGGTGTGGAAGCTGGTGGATTAGACGACAAAAACAATGCAATTAGAATGCATAATGAGAGTTCCAAAATTGGAATTGCACAGGGTTATAAAAGTTATTTTCTAAGTGATGCTTATGGAAATTTATTAGAAACTTATTCTATTTCAGCTGGACTTGATTATGCAGGCATTGGTCCTCAACTTGCACATTTAAAAGAAATTAAACGCATACAATTCATAAACGCAAATGACAAAGAAGCCCTTGAAGCCTTACAATTTTTTGCCAAAAATGAAGGAATTATTGCCGCATTAGAGTCTAGCCACGCATTAGCAGGAGCTTTAAAAGTCGTAAAAGAAGTTAAAAACAAAAAGATTCTTATTAATGTGTCTGGGCGCGGGGATAAGGATATTTTCATCACCGCAAAAACCTTGCAAAAGGGACGCTGGAGCGAATTTTTAAGTCAAGAAATCCAAACAATGCAAAAGAAGGAAAATAATGAATAA
- the trpA gene encoding tryptophan synthase subunit alpha — MNKATQNIALMGHIVAGFPNFAQSLDSAIGIAIGGAEYLEVQFPFSDPNADGIAIANACEIALKNGFNTDLGFHFIAELQEKLKTLNCHTKLIIMTYGNILFCYGIKKFLQKAKEVGVWGLIVPDLSLQNDENLFKDSKKLGLQNIALIAPFTTPKRMQELNKASGEILYVIARNGITGDTTIINQNLLDYITLVKTNCTKPIALGFGIQNKEQIQNLRGVVPIVVVGSAFVRYITNLCYNSKDHKTITQSLKNFTQNLLE; from the coding sequence ATGAATAAGGCAACACAAAACATTGCATTAATGGGACATATTGTAGCAGGCTTTCCAAATTTTGCGCAGAGTTTAGATTCTGCAATTGGAATCGCAATTGGCGGAGCAGAGTATTTAGAAGTGCAATTTCCTTTTTCTGATCCAAACGCAGATGGAATCGCTATTGCAAATGCGTGTGAAATAGCACTGAAAAATGGCTTTAACACTGATCTTGGATTCCATTTTATTGCAGAGTTACAAGAAAAACTAAAAACACTTAACTGCCACACAAAACTTATTATTATGACTTATGGAAATATTTTGTTCTGCTATGGTATTAAGAAATTTTTACAAAAAGCTAAGGAAGTTGGTGTATGGGGACTTATTGTTCCAGATTTGTCTTTACAAAACGATGAAAATCTTTTCAAAGATAGCAAGAAATTAGGACTTCAAAATATTGCTCTTATTGCCCCTTTTACAACACCTAAACGCATGCAAGAATTAAATAAAGCTAGTGGGGAAATTCTATATGTTATTGCACGCAATGGAATAACAGGTGATACAACCATCATCAACCAAAACTTGTTAGACTATATCACCCTAGTTAAAACAAATTGCACTAAACCCATTGCACTAGGGTTTGGAATCCAAAACAAAGAGCAAATCCAAAATTTACGCGGAGTCGTTCCCATTGTTGTTGTAGGAAGCGCCTTTGTGCGATACATCACAAATCTTTGCTACAACTCAAAAGATCACAAGACAATCACACAATCCTTAAAAAATTTCACGCAAAATCTTTTAGAATAA
- a CDS encoding YggS family pyridoxal phosphate-dependent enzyme, whose translation MQARLNQNLLEAIERIEKARIAVDRRRIVQLVAVSKYSTQEEIATLYACGQRAFGENKVQDLQQKASTLEALPLEWHFIGSLQSNKINALLQLKPYLLQSLHSLELAQALQSRLERENQQLNALLQVNSAKEVSKSGFMPEVALEAYARIKGECKNIKLCGLMSIGAHTEDKALVQKSFELTQNLFSQIKGAEVLSMGMSGDFELAIACGSNCVRLGSTLFK comes from the coding sequence ATGCAGGCGCGGTTAAATCAAAATTTACTGGAAGCAATTGAAAGAATTGAAAAGGCAAGAATTGCTGTGGATAGAAGGCGCATTGTGCAATTAGTTGCTGTGAGTAAATACTCTACACAAGAAGAGATTGCCACTTTGTATGCTTGCGGACAAAGAGCGTTTGGAGAAAATAAAGTGCAGGATTTGCAGCAAAAAGCAAGCACATTAGAAGCATTGCCGCTAGAGTGGCATTTTATTGGCTCTTTGCAGAGTAATAAAATCAATGCGCTTTTGCAACTTAAGCCTTATTTATTGCAAAGTTTGCATTCTTTAGAATTAGCGCAAGCCTTGCAATCACGCTTAGAGCGAGAAAATCAACAGCTTAACGCTCTTTTACAAGTTAATAGCGCAAAAGAGGTTAGCAAAAGTGGGTTTATGCCAGAAGTTGCCCTAGAAGCGTATGCAAGGATTAAAGGGGAATGCAAGAATATTAAGCTTTGTGGGCTTATGAGTATTGGAGCGCACACAGAGGATAAGGCGTTGGTGCAAAAAAGTTTTGAACTTACACAGAATCTTTTTTCGCAAATCAAAGGCGCAGAAGTGCTTAGTATGGGAATGAGTGGAGATTTTGAACTTGCCATTGCTTGTGGAAGTAATTGTGTGCGCTTAGGAAGCACATTATTTAAATGA
- the rseP gene encoding RIP metalloprotease RseP, producing MGLIGSILVLSFLIFFHELGHFLAAKFFGVKVEAFSIGFGKQRLWKKRIGDTEYSLRPIPLGGFVQLKGQSDIDPKLRNSDSDSLYGIAHWKRLVILAAGSFFNLLLAFLLFVAIGLIGKNELAPIVGKVESNMPASLAGLKSGDEIVAINGEKIRTWGNLSSAIAESKGELEIVFLRENKEYETTITPQFGNSKNLFGESIQRPLLGIVASGEVRVVSYGILDSIFYGLKETKESSKLILQSLEKMLVGVVPLSEVGGVVSIVSITKKATELGIVTLFAFSALISVNLGILNLLPIPALDGGHILFTLYEMISKRIPTQETLYRLSLAGWIVLLGLMGLGLYNDVLRIINGTMPF from the coding sequence ATGGGATTAATTGGTTCAATTTTAGTTCTTTCTTTTTTGATATTTTTTCACGAGCTAGGACATTTTCTGGCTGCAAAGTTTTTTGGCGTGAAAGTAGAAGCCTTTAGCATAGGCTTTGGAAAACAACGCTTATGGAAAAAGAGAATTGGCGATACAGAATATTCTTTGCGCCCGATTCCTTTGGGCGGTTTTGTGCAGCTTAAAGGGCAGAGCGATATAGATCCAAAGTTACGCAATAGCGATTCTGATAGTTTATATGGAATCGCACATTGGAAACGGCTAGTGATTTTAGCGGCAGGTTCGTTTTTTAATCTGCTTTTAGCCTTTTTGCTTTTTGTTGCGATTGGATTAATTGGCAAAAATGAGTTAGCACCCATTGTTGGCAAGGTGGAATCTAATATGCCAGCAAGTTTAGCCGGGCTAAAAAGTGGTGATGAGATTGTGGCAATTAATGGAGAGAAAATTCGCACTTGGGGGAATCTAAGTAGTGCAATAGCGGAATCTAAAGGTGAGCTTGAAATTGTCTTTTTGCGTGAAAATAAAGAATATGAAACAACAATCACGCCGCAATTTGGCAATTCTAAAAATCTCTTTGGAGAGAGCATTCAACGCCCTTTGCTTGGGATTGTGGCAAGCGGTGAAGTGCGTGTGGTGTCTTATGGTATTTTGGATTCCATCTTTTATGGCTTGAAAGAGACTAAAGAGTCTAGCAAGCTTATTTTGCAAAGCCTTGAAAAAATGCTAGTTGGAGTTGTGCCTTTAAGTGAAGTGGGTGGAGTGGTTTCTATTGTTAGTATTACAAAAAAGGCAACAGAGCTTGGAATTGTAACGCTCTTTGCCTTTAGTGCGTTAATTTCTGTTAATCTTGGAATCTTAAATTTGCTTCCCATTCCCGCATTAGATGGAGGACACATTCTTTTTACGCTCTATGAGATGATTAGCAAAAGGATTCCTACGCAAGAAACGCTTTATCGACTAAGTCTTGCTGGGTGGATAGTGCTTTTAGGGCTTATGGGACTTGGATTATATAATGATGTTTTAAGAATCATTAATGGCACAATGCCTTTTTGA
- the pgsA gene encoding CDP-diacylglycerol--glycerol-3-phosphate 3-phosphatidyltransferase, whose translation MLKLESLPNFLTFLRIVLAFLLLGLILYGSFILPPPIHPSWINYFACLVFCIASITDFFDGFIARTFNAGSVFGEIFDPLADKLLMLAALLGLLVLGRANVWAVFLILSREFFITGLRVVAASKGVRVAASNLGKYKTGLQITAIAFLLMDYSFGNATLWLAVFLTLYSGYDYVKMYVKAR comes from the coding sequence ATGTTAAAATTAGAATCTTTGCCAAACTTTCTTACTTTTTTACGCATTGTTTTAGCTTTCTTATTGCTTGGATTAATACTTTATGGAAGCTTTATTTTGCCGCCCCCTATTCATCCAAGTTGGATTAACTATTTTGCGTGTTTAGTATTTTGTATTGCAAGCATTACAGATTTTTTTGACGGATTTATTGCGCGCACTTTTAACGCAGGTAGCGTGTTTGGAGAGATTTTTGATCCCTTAGCAGATAAACTTTTAATGTTAGCAGCTTTGCTTGGATTGCTAGTTTTAGGTAGGGCTAATGTGTGGGCGGTGTTTTTGATTTTAAGTAGAGAGTTTTTTATTACCGGTTTGCGCGTGGTTGCAGCAAGTAAGGGTGTGAGAGTTGCTGCTTCAAATTTAGGCAAATATAAAACAGGATTGCAAATTACTGCGATTGCGTTTTTGTTAATGGATTATTCCTTTGGCAATGCTACGCTTTGGCTTGCAGTATTTTTAACGCTATATTCAGGTTATGATTATGTAAAAATGTATGTAAAGGCTAGGTAG
- a CDS encoding enoyl-ACP reductase, producing the protein MENFKGKTLVISGATRGIGKAILYRFAQNGVNIAFTYNKNEEEAQNIIKDVESKYGIKAKAYPLNVLEPETYKDLFVKIDEDFERVDFFISNAIIYGKSVVGGFAPFMRLKPKGLNNIYTATVLAFVVGAQEAAKRMQKIGGGSIISLSSTGNLVYMPNYAGHGNSKNAVETMVKYAAMELGEFNIRVNAVSGGPIDTDALKAFPDYAEIKAAVESQSPLNRMGQPSDIAGACLFLCDSDSSSWLTGQTIVIDGGTSFK; encoded by the coding sequence ATGGAAAATTTTAAAGGAAAAACATTAGTAATTAGTGGCGCAACGCGTGGAATCGGTAAGGCAATTTTATATCGCTTCGCACAAAATGGAGTCAATATTGCATTTACTTATAATAAAAATGAAGAAGAAGCACAAAATATTATTAAAGATGTAGAAAGTAAATATGGGATTAAAGCAAAAGCTTATCCTCTAAATGTGCTTGAGCCTGAAACTTACAAGGATTTGTTTGTAAAAATTGATGAAGATTTTGAGCGTGTGGATTTTTTTATTAGCAATGCAATCATTTATGGTAAAAGTGTTGTCGGTGGATTTGCGCCATTTATGAGACTTAAGCCAAAGGGGCTAAATAATATTTATACAGCTACCGTGCTAGCTTTTGTGGTTGGAGCGCAAGAAGCAGCTAAAAGAATGCAGAAAATTGGTGGGGGAAGCATTATTTCTTTAAGCTCTACTGGAAATTTAGTGTATATGCCAAATTATGCAGGACACGGAAATTCTAAAAATGCAGTAGAAACAATGGTTAAATACGCAGCAATGGAATTAGGAGAGTTTAATATCCGTGTTAATGCTGTAAGTGGTGGTCCTATTGATACAGACGCGCTAAAAGCCTTTCCAGATTATGCAGAGATTAAAGCAGCGGTGGAATCGCAAAGTCCGCTTAATCGTATGGGGCAGCCAAGTGATATTGCTGGGGCTTGTTTGTTCTTGTGTGATAGCGATTCTAGCTCTTGGCTAACAGGGCAGACGATTGTTATTGATGGGGGAACAAGCTTTAAATAA
- the dapA gene encoding 4-hydroxy-tetrahydrodipicolinate synthase, producing the protein MQVKNPVEGAMTALVTPFKNGALDLESYEGLIERQIRNGIDALIPVGTTGESATLSHKEHRECIEVAVSVCKKYANVKVLAGAGSNSTQEAVELAKFAESCGADGILCVTPYYNKPTQEGLFQHYKAVANAVEIPLMLYNVPGRTGVNLESATILHLFKEVPNIYGIKEASGSIEKVIDLNTQAESLCIVSGEDAINYPILSCGGRGVISVTSNLLPNKIAELTHALLRDQNYKLAKNINNELYAINKALFIESNPIPIKAAMYLSGLLKTLEYRLPLVAPSAENLQLLEKILKQYEVVK; encoded by the coding sequence ATGCAGGTAAAAAATCCAGTTGAAGGTGCGATGACAGCATTAGTAACGCCTTTTAAAAATGGTGCGCTTGATTTAGAAAGCTATGAAGGTTTAATAGAGCGTCAAATCCGCAATGGAATTGATGCTCTTATTCCTGTTGGAACAACAGGGGAGAGTGCAACGCTAAGTCATAAGGAACATAGAGAGTGTATTGAAGTTGCTGTGAGTGTGTGTAAAAAATATGCTAATGTTAAAGTTTTAGCAGGTGCAGGTAGCAATTCCACGCAAGAAGCCGTTGAGTTGGCAAAGTTTGCAGAATCTTGTGGGGCTGATGGAATTTTATGTGTAACCCCTTATTATAATAAGCCTACGCAAGAAGGATTGTTTCAGCACTATAAAGCTGTTGCAAATGCTGTTGAAATTCCATTAATGCTTTATAATGTTCCAGGACGCACAGGAGTAAATTTAGAGAGTGCTACAATTTTGCATTTATTTAAGGAAGTGCCAAATATTTATGGCATCAAAGAGGCAAGTGGAAGCATTGAAAAGGTGATTGACTTAAATACACAAGCAGAGAGCTTGTGTATTGTTAGTGGTGAAGATGCAATCAATTATCCTATTCTTAGCTGTGGTGGAAGAGGCGTAATTTCTGTAACTTCTAACCTTCTACCTAATAAAATTGCAGAATTAACACACGCACTTCTAAGAGATCAAAATTACAAACTAGCAAAGAATATAAATAACGAGCTTTATGCAATCAATAAGGCTTTATTTATAGAGAGTAATCCCATTCCTATTAAAGCAGCAATGTATTTAAGTGGGCTTTTAAAAACACTAGAATATCGCTTGCCATTAGTGGCTCCAAGTGCAGAGAATTTGCAGCTTTTAGAAAAAATCTTAAAACAATATGAGGTAGTTAAATAA
- a CDS encoding M16 family metallopeptidase: MANLADQSVLPKHYKSVLKNGLEVVIIPLKNQSGVITTDVFYKVGSRNEVMGKSGIAHMLEHLNFKSTKNLKAGEFDRIVKGYGGATNASTGFDYTHYYIKSSTQNLEKSLELFAELMQNLNLKDSEFQPERNVVAEERLWRTDNNPMGYLYFRLFNTAFVYHPYHWTPIGFMDDIRNWSIEDIKEFHSIYYQPKNAVVVIAGDVNEKEALKAVKKHFEGIKNTKEIPQSVYMQEPKQDGERRAKIHRQSEIEVLALGYKIPPFNHKDQIALSALSEILSGGKSSQLVREIVDKKRLAAEVYAYNMDLVDTGLFIFMGIANSGVKLESLEKAILQEIEKIKQGKIKEADLQKVKTNMRASFLYDLESSSGVANLFGSYIARGDLESLLQFEEAFENLSLKDIVEVAQKYFASENATILTLTK, encoded by the coding sequence ATGGCTAATTTAGCAGATCAATCTGTGCTTCCTAAGCATTATAAAAGCGTATTAAAAAATGGTTTGGAAGTCGTAATTATTCCTCTAAAAAATCAAAGTGGAGTAATCACAACTGATGTGTTTTATAAAGTGGGAAGTCGCAATGAAGTTATGGGAAAAAGCGGAATCGCACATATGCTAGAGCATTTAAATTTCAAATCCACAAAAAATTTAAAGGCTGGGGAATTTGATAGGATCGTTAAAGGTTATGGTGGGGCTACAAATGCTTCCACAGGCTTTGACTATACGCATTATTATATAAAATCTAGCACACAAAATTTAGAAAAATCTTTAGAACTCTTTGCGGAACTTATGCAAAATCTCAACTTGAAGGATTCCGAGTTTCAACCTGAGCGTAATGTTGTAGCAGAAGAACGATTATGGCGAACAGATAATAATCCTATGGGATATTTGTATTTTAGACTTTTTAATACAGCTTTTGTGTATCACCCTTACCATTGGACACCTATTGGTTTTATGGATGATATTAGAAATTGGAGCATTGAGGATATAAAAGAGTTTCATAGTATTTATTATCAGCCCAAAAATGCAGTCGTTGTGATTGCTGGTGATGTGAATGAAAAGGAAGCATTAAAGGCGGTTAAAAAACATTTTGAAGGGATTAAAAATACAAAAGAGATTCCACAATCTGTGTATATGCAAGAGCCAAAGCAAGATGGGGAAAGACGCGCAAAAATTCATCGCCAAAGTGAAATTGAAGTTTTAGCGCTTGGCTATAAAATTCCTCCTTTTAACCATAAAGATCAAATTGCCCTTAGTGCTTTAAGTGAGATTTTAAGTGGAGGTAAGAGTAGTCAGCTTGTGCGTGAAATCGTGGATAAAAAACGGTTAGCAGCAGAAGTGTATGCATACAATATGGATTTAGTGGATACGGGACTTTTTATTTTTATGGGGATTGCAAATTCTGGAGTGAAGTTAGAGAGTTTAGAAAAAGCAATTTTACAAGAGATTGAGAAGATTAAGCAAGGCAAAATTAAAGAAGCTGATTTGCAAAAGGTTAAAACAAATATGCGTGCAAGTTTTTTGTATGATTTAGAATCTAGCAGTGGTGTGGCAAATCTCTTTGGAAGTTATATTGCTCGTGGAGATTTAGAAAGTTTATTGCAATTTGAAGAAGCATTTGAAAATCTCTCTTTAAAAGATATTGTTGAAGTGGCGCAAAAGTATTTTGCATCTGAAAATGCAACAATTTTAACCCTAACAAAATAA
- the pyrD gene encoding dihydroorotate dehydrogenase (quinone), whose protein sequence is MLHYQNLRQFIFRLDPEVAHSIVEFVCAFAPKIPALLPFVSKKFCFDDSILFQEIDGMRFYNPVGLAAGFDKNATMLESLCALGFSHLELGAVTPLAQSGNEKPRLWRHINEESIQNAMGFNNDGANAVSMRLDKCYPFVLPLGVNIGKNKLTSQENAIKDYTALARIFEKNTDYLSVNISSPNTPNLRDLQNETFVKELFLALCEIYKKPIYLKLSPDLSIESALSLVECAIDNGAKGIIATNTTLDYSLVVNPKEKGGISGKVLAPKAREMLKQIALTLKVSKRKTTLISVGGITNAQEAYTRIRLGANLVQVFSAMIFEGPSLVKNINKGLKEYLERDGFNHISEAIGVDL, encoded by the coding sequence ATGCTGCATTATCAGAATTTACGCCAATTTATTTTTCGCTTAGATCCAGAAGTTGCACATAGTATTGTAGAGTTTGTTTGCGCATTTGCTCCAAAGATTCCAGCACTACTTCCTTTTGTTTCTAAAAAATTTTGCTTTGATGATTCTATTTTATTTCAAGAAATTGATGGAATGCGTTTTTATAATCCTGTGGGGCTTGCAGCAGGGTTTGATAAAAATGCCACAATGTTGGAATCCCTTTGTGCATTAGGATTCTCACATTTAGAATTGGGGGCTGTAACACCTTTGGCGCAAAGTGGAAATGAAAAACCTAGACTTTGGCGACATATTAATGAAGAGTCTATCCAAAATGCGATGGGCTTTAATAATGATGGTGCTAATGCGGTGAGTATGCGCTTGGATAAATGCTATCCTTTTGTGTTGCCTCTTGGGGTTAATATTGGTAAAAATAAATTAACTTCACAAGAAAATGCAATTAAGGACTATACTGCGCTTGCTAGGATTTTTGAGAAAAATACAGATTATTTGAGTGTTAATATCTCATCGCCAAATACCCCAAATTTACGCGATTTGCAAAATGAAACTTTTGTAAAAGAGTTATTTTTAGCATTGTGTGAAATTTATAAAAAACCTATTTATCTAAAACTCTCCCCTGATTTAAGCATTGAAAGTGCGTTAAGTTTAGTAGAATGTGCGATAGATAATGGGGCAAAAGGGATTATTGCGACTAATACAACGCTGGATTATTCTCTTGTGGTAAATCCTAAAGAAAAGGGTGGAATCTCTGGGAAAGTTTTAGCACCAAAAGCGCGTGAAATGCTAAAACAAATCGCTCTAACTCTTAAGGTAAGCAAACGCAAAACAACGCTCATTAGTGTAGGTGGAATTACAAATGCACAAGAAGCCTATACAAGGATTCGTTTGGGCGCAAATCTCGTGCAAGTTTTTAGTGCAATGATTTTTGAGGGTCCAAGTCTAGTTAAGAATATCAATAAGGGACTGAAAGAATATTTAGAGCGTGATGGATTTAACCATATTAGCGAAGCAATTGGTGTGGATTTATGA